The Rhodothermales bacterium genomic sequence CAGGGGCGCCCGCTGTATCGATCGGCGGGCGCCCCTGGTTATTCTGGTCGGCCGCCGAGCAATTCGAGGCCTCGCGCGCGGACCGCGTTGTCCATCTTGTCGACGACCTCGAGGAGATGCGTCTTATAGGCCACGACCCGTTGCAAAAGCCCCGGGTCGCCGGTGGCAAGGATTTGCACGGCGAGCAGGCCGGCGTTTTTTGCGCCGCCGATGGCCACCGTCGCCACGGGAACGCCCCCCGGCATCTGGACGATGGAGAGCAGTGAATCCAGCCCCTGAAGATGCCGTGTGGGCACCGGAACACCGATGACGGGCAGGGGGGTCGATGCGGCGATCATCCCCGGTAGGTGCGCGGCGCCGCCGGCGCCGGCAATGATGACCTTGATGCCGCGCTCATGGGCAGTCCGCGCATAGGCGGTCATCGCCGCCGGCGTGCGATGCGCGGATAGGACGCGCATTTCGAACGGAACGCCGAATTCCGCGAGCGCCTCGGCGGCCGCCTCCATGACGGGCAGGTCCGATTCGCTGCCCATGGCAATACCCACGAGAGGGGACAGGTCGGTAGACATCGGTTGCTCTCCTACAGCATGATCAGGGACGCGGCACGCTCCGCGCGCGCGCGTGTTTCGTCCGGGGAATCCCCGGTGGTCGTCACGTGGCCCATCTTGCGGCGCGGTTTTACGTCCGCCTTGCCATAAATATGGATGGCCGCGCCATCGATGCGGAGGGCGTCGCGCAGCCCGTCGGTGGACGCCGGCCCGCTGCGATGCCCGAGCACA encodes the following:
- the purE gene encoding 5-(carboxyamino)imidazole ribonucleotide mutase, which produces MSTDLSPLVGIAMGSESDLPVMEAAAEALAEFGVPFEMRVLSAHRTPAAMTAYARTAHERGIKVIIAGAGGAAHLPGMIAASTPLPVIGVPVPTRHLQGLDSLLSIVQMPGGVPVATVAIGGAKNAGLLAVQILATGDPGLLQRVVAYKTHLLEVVDKMDNAVRARGLELLGGRPE